In Luteitalea sp. TBR-22, one genomic interval encodes:
- a CDS encoding BMC domain-containing protein, producing MAQATRELGDALGMVETRGLVGMVEATDAMLKTANVTFVSWQKVDAGLVTAIVRGDVAAVKAATDAGAAAARRVGELVGVHVIPRPADDVEQIFPIS from the coding sequence ATGGCACAGGCGACGCGCGAGCTGGGTGATGCGCTGGGGATGGTCGAGACCCGTGGGCTGGTGGGCATGGTCGAGGCCACCGACGCGATGTTGAAGACCGCCAATGTCACGTTCGTGAGCTGGCAGAAGGTCGATGCCGGACTGGTGACGGCCATCGTCCGGGGCGATGTCGCCGCCGTGAAGGCCGCCACCGACGCTGGCGCCGCCGCCGCCCGCCGCGTCGGCGAGCTGGTCGGCGTGCACGTCATTCCGCGCCCAGCCGACGACGTCGAGCAGATCTTCCCGATCTCGTGA
- a CDS encoding alanine racemase, whose protein sequence is MPNLSDLQTPLVVIDAPALQRNITRMAEAAAAGGKRLRPHGKTHKSGWIARQQVAAGAIGMTCAKPGEAEVFAAEGITDIRIAYPISPTYAPRILSLMDGVRLSTIVDDLGVAQGWSDAMEAAGRRLEVLVKIDVGTHRCGVDPTQRDAVAFIEAVSRMPGLDLRGLLSHAGHSYAAGSLDEVRAIAAAEAAMMQQLVDGCAARGVTLEEISVGSTPSARFSAGLAGITELRPGNYVFHDRTQVGLGVVDWQDCALRVHASVASFPAPDRLVLDCGSKVLSSDGARGFGGAASGFGVILSPDGQPDPGLLIERLSEEHAVVRVSGTTRLRIGDRVTVIPNHACVVANLTNRYVVADGDTVVETHKVDARGLVN, encoded by the coding sequence GTGCCGAACCTCTCCGACCTCCAGACTCCGCTCGTCGTCATCGATGCCCCTGCCCTGCAGCGCAACATCACGCGCATGGCGGAGGCGGCCGCCGCGGGCGGCAAGCGCCTGCGCCCGCACGGCAAGACGCACAAGAGCGGCTGGATCGCGCGCCAGCAGGTGGCCGCCGGCGCCATCGGCATGACGTGCGCCAAGCCGGGCGAGGCCGAGGTCTTCGCCGCCGAGGGCATCACCGACATCCGCATCGCCTACCCGATCTCGCCGACCTATGCGCCGCGCATCCTGTCGCTGATGGACGGCGTGCGCCTGTCGACGATCGTCGACGACCTCGGCGTCGCGCAGGGCTGGTCCGACGCGATGGAGGCGGCCGGGCGCCGTCTCGAGGTGCTGGTCAAGATCGACGTCGGCACGCATCGCTGTGGCGTCGACCCGACGCAGCGCGACGCGGTGGCGTTCATCGAGGCCGTGAGCCGGATGCCTGGCCTGGACCTGCGCGGCCTGCTGAGCCATGCGGGCCACTCGTACGCGGCCGGCTCGCTGGACGAGGTCCGGGCCATCGCCGCCGCCGAGGCCGCGATGATGCAACAACTGGTCGATGGCTGCGCGGCCCGGGGCGTCACCCTTGAAGAGATCAGCGTCGGCTCCACGCCGAGCGCGCGTTTCAGCGCCGGGCTGGCCGGCATCACCGAGTTGCGACCGGGCAACTACGTGTTCCACGACCGCACCCAGGTCGGCCTCGGGGTCGTCGACTGGCAGGACTGCGCGCTGCGCGTGCACGCCTCGGTGGCCTCGTTCCCCGCCCCGGATCGCCTGGTGCTCGACTGCGGCAGCAAGGTCCTGTCCTCGGACGGCGCCCGCGGCTTCGGCGGCGCCGCCAGCGGCTTCGGCGTGATTCTCTCCCCCGACGGCCAGCCCGACCCGGGCCTGCTCATCGAGCGGCTGTCCGAGGAGCACGCCGTGGTCCGGGTCTCCGGCACGACCCGCCTGCGGATCGGCGACCGCGTCACCGTGATCCCCAATCACGCCTGCGTCGTCGCCAACCTCACCAACCGCTACGTCGTGGCCGACGGCGACACCGTGGTCGAGACCCACAAGGTGGACGCGCGCGGGTTGGTGAACTGA
- a CDS encoding 4a-hydroxytetrahydrobiopterin dehydratase has product MSDHLDPAQLAAALADLPGWTSKGNAIERQFTITSFPDAIALLTRLAFQAEAVDHHPDFVLEYRRLTVRYWTHTAGGVTQKDVDAAHAADRLCAQYAVFEK; this is encoded by the coding sequence ATGTCCGATCACCTCGATCCCGCGCAGCTCGCGGCCGCGCTCGCCGACCTCCCCGGATGGACGTCCAAGGGCAACGCCATCGAGCGCCAGTTCACCATCACGAGCTTTCCCGACGCCATCGCGCTGCTCACGCGCCTGGCGTTCCAGGCCGAAGCCGTCGACCACCACCCCGACTTCGTGCTCGAGTACCGCCGCCTGACCGTCCGCTACTGGACGCACACGGCGGGTGGTGTCACGCAGAAGGACGTCGACGCCGCGCATGCCGCCGACCGGCTGTGCGCGCAGTACGCGGTGTTCGAGAAGTAG
- a CDS encoding Gfo/Idh/MocA family protein: MSARPVNVGVVGLGFMGLTHINAYRKIEGVNVVAVCDAVRQPVNGVLGGIAGNVAGSDTVDLGPNCRAYTKIEDLLADGEVELVDLCVPTPLHVPQTLASLQAGKHVICEKPLARTSGESRKIVEAAAAARTFFMPAMCMRFWPGWAWLKQLKADGTYGQILTARFRRVSAPPGWSRDSYFKGGESGGALFDLHVHDTDFVQFLFGRPSAVFSTGVSRFSGATDHVVTQYVVPGGATVYSEGSWLMASGFAMSYTVMFERATIDYDSARGDNALQVLEEGKDPRVVVPEGPDGYVGELQHLIASIRSGTAPTIVTAQDGLSAVEICEAEEKSVATGQVVTL, translated from the coding sequence GTGAGCGCCCGTCCGGTCAACGTCGGCGTCGTCGGGCTCGGCTTCATGGGCCTCACCCACATCAACGCGTACCGGAAGATCGAAGGCGTCAACGTCGTCGCGGTGTGCGACGCGGTGCGGCAGCCGGTCAACGGCGTGCTCGGCGGCATCGCCGGCAACGTCGCCGGGTCCGACACGGTGGACCTCGGGCCGAACTGCCGCGCCTACACGAAGATCGAGGACCTGCTCGCCGACGGCGAGGTGGAGCTCGTGGACCTGTGCGTGCCGACGCCGCTGCACGTGCCGCAGACGCTGGCCTCGCTGCAGGCCGGCAAGCACGTGATCTGCGAGAAGCCGCTGGCGCGCACCTCGGGCGAGTCGCGGAAGATCGTCGAGGCCGCCGCGGCCGCCAGGACGTTCTTCATGCCGGCGATGTGCATGCGCTTCTGGCCCGGCTGGGCGTGGCTGAAGCAGCTGAAGGCCGACGGCACGTACGGGCAGATTCTCACGGCGCGGTTCCGCCGCGTGTCGGCACCCCCGGGCTGGAGCCGCGACAGCTACTTCAAGGGCGGCGAGTCGGGCGGCGCGCTGTTCGACCTGCACGTGCACGACACCGACTTCGTGCAGTTCCTGTTCGGGCGGCCGAGCGCCGTGTTCTCGACCGGCGTCAGCCGCTTCAGCGGCGCCACCGACCATGTCGTGACGCAGTACGTGGTGCCGGGCGGCGCCACCGTGTACTCCGAGGGCAGCTGGCTGATGGCGAGCGGCTTCGCGATGTCGTACACGGTGATGTTCGAGCGGGCGACGATCGACTACGACTCGGCGCGCGGCGACAACGCGCTGCAGGTGCTCGAGGAAGGCAAGGACCCGCGCGTCGTCGTGCCCGAGGGCCCCGACGGCTACGTCGGCGAGCTGCAGCACCTGATCGCGTCGATCCGCAGCGGCACGGCACCGACGATCGTCACGGCGCAGGACGGCTTGAGCGCCGTCGAGATCTGCGAGGCCGAGGAGAAGTCGGTGGCCACGGGCCAGGTGGTCACGCTCTGA
- a CDS encoding DUF885 family protein: protein MRAGWAAALLCVALAAASVAAQGAADRESSLGGQPGGSSATTYARLLDLFREWRTFEEPPRVDGVPDYTPATNTRRLAELTRLQQRLQAIDTTGWSIPQKVDQHLVRAEMNGMQYHLTVLQPFARDPAYYASIRTEESDTPAEEGPVIHGVIRLWKYGIWPRTVLEKARPLTDEETTRLATELRTIPRLLAQARVNLAGANARDLWIGGVRAFEEQAEALERLQAVVKASTAVNGTPALITSIEAAHVATRDFAQWLRDETPRRTGPSGIGKAQYTWFLRNVLLVPLSWEDELTITRRELARAHASLRLEEQRNKALPPMPVADSPEAYRALQDKAIASYLDFIRRTDLLTMQPWMEQALRERMPGFAPEATRNFFAQGNHRDPRPLWTHLYHWWDNWRLRQADHPSPIRRGPLLYNVWMSRAEGMATSMEEWMMHAGLYDDSPRSREIVWIMLIARAARGLGNLYAHANTLTMAEAGDIHVNWTPRGWMRRDPLLGFEQHLYLRQPGYGASYVTGGRLMEEVIAERARQLGDQFSMRRFFDEVDRAGMIPVSLIYWELTGDDRMVRELGGTEPLPPR, encoded by the coding sequence ATGCGTGCCGGCTGGGCGGCCGCGCTGCTGTGCGTCGCACTCGCGGCAGCGTCAGTGGCCGCCCAGGGGGCCGCGGATCGGGAATCGTCGCTCGGCGGGCAGCCCGGCGGCAGCAGTGCGACGACGTACGCACGGTTGCTGGACCTGTTCCGCGAATGGCGGACGTTCGAGGAACCGCCTCGCGTCGATGGCGTGCCCGACTACACGCCGGCAACCAACACGCGGCGCCTCGCCGAGTTGACGCGCCTGCAGCAGCGCCTGCAGGCGATCGACACCACCGGCTGGTCGATTCCACAGAAGGTCGACCAGCACCTGGTGCGCGCCGAGATGAACGGCATGCAGTACCACCTCACGGTGCTGCAGCCCTTCGCGCGCGACCCCGCCTATTACGCGTCGATCAGGACCGAGGAGAGCGACACGCCGGCCGAGGAGGGCCCGGTCATCCACGGGGTGATCCGGCTGTGGAAGTACGGCATCTGGCCGCGCACGGTGCTCGAGAAGGCGCGGCCGCTCACCGACGAGGAGACGACGCGCCTCGCCACCGAACTGCGCACGATTCCGCGACTGCTCGCACAGGCGCGCGTCAACCTCGCCGGCGCCAATGCGCGCGACCTGTGGATCGGCGGCGTGCGAGCCTTCGAGGAGCAGGCCGAGGCGCTCGAGCGCCTGCAGGCCGTGGTGAAGGCATCGACGGCCGTCAACGGCACGCCCGCGCTGATCACGTCCATCGAGGCGGCCCATGTCGCGACGCGCGACTTCGCGCAGTGGCTGCGCGACGAGACGCCCAGGCGCACCGGCCCGTCGGGCATCGGCAAGGCGCAGTACACCTGGTTCCTGCGCAACGTGCTGCTCGTGCCGCTCTCGTGGGAGGACGAGCTCACGATCACCCGTCGCGAACTCGCGCGCGCCCACGCCTCGCTGCGGCTGGAGGAACAACGGAACAAGGCGCTGCCGCCGATGCCCGTGGCCGACTCCCCCGAAGCGTACCGCGCGCTGCAGGACAAGGCCATCGCGTCGTATCTCGACTTCATCCGACGCACTGACCTGCTGACGATGCAGCCGTGGATGGAGCAGGCGCTGCGCGAGCGGATGCCCGGGTTCGCGCCCGAGGCCACCCGCAACTTCTTCGCGCAGGGCAACCATCGCGACCCGCGGCCGTTGTGGACGCACCTCTATCACTGGTGGGACAACTGGCGGCTGCGCCAGGCCGATCACCCGAGCCCGATCCGTCGTGGGCCACTGCTCTACAACGTGTGGATGAGCCGCGCCGAGGGCATGGCGACGTCCATGGAGGAGTGGATGATGCACGCGGGCCTGTACGACGACAGCCCGCGGTCGCGCGAGATCGTGTGGATCATGCTGATCGCCCGGGCGGCGCGTGGCCTCGGCAACCTGTACGCCCACGCCAACACGCTGACGATGGCCGAGGCCGGCGACATCCACGTGAACTGGACGCCGCGTGGCTGGATGCGCCGCGATCCGCTCCTCGGCTTCGAGCAGCACCTGTACCTGCGCCAGCCCGGCTACGGCGCGAGCTACGTCACGGGCGGCCGGCTGATGGAAGAGGTGATCGCCGAGCGTGCCCGGCAGCTCGGCGACCAGTTCTCGATGCGCCGGTTCTTCGACGAGGTCGACCGCGCGGGCATGATCCCCGTGTCGCTGATCTACTGGGAACTCACCGGCGACGACCGGATGGTGCGGGAACTGGGCGGCACGGAACCACTGCCGCCGAGGTGA
- a CDS encoding heavy metal-binding domain-containing protein — protein MLITTTSTLDNAKVVKYIGLVSGEAILGANIFRDLFAGIRDIVGGRSAAYESELRKAKDLAVKEMQEQAAALGANAVIGVDLDYETIGNGGSMLMVSASGTAVVIAQ, from the coding sequence ATGCTGATCACGACGACGTCCACGCTCGACAACGCCAAGGTGGTGAAGTACATCGGCCTGGTGAGCGGCGAGGCCATCCTCGGCGCCAACATCTTCCGCGACCTCTTCGCCGGCATCCGCGACATCGTCGGCGGGCGCTCGGCCGCCTACGAGTCGGAGCTGCGCAAGGCCAAGGACCTGGCGGTCAAGGAGATGCAGGAGCAGGCCGCGGCACTGGGCGCGAACGCGGTGATTGGCGTGGATCTCGATTACGAGACCATCGGCAACGGCGGGAGCATGCTGATGGTGAGCGCCAGCGGGACGGCGGTGGTGATCGCGCAGTAG
- a CDS encoding DUF1501 domain-containing protein produces the protein MPPLPPFDPATHLGEQTRRHFFSRCAMGLGGIALASMLGERRTDAAAAQAALPDPMAPKPGHHAPRAKNIIYLFMAGAPSQLELFDYKPKLIELNGQQVPPSLIEGKRFAFMDSSHGTTLLGTRRAFRQHGQSGAWVSELFPYTAKIVDDITLVHSCAADLFNHAPAKLFMNTGSGQFGRPSMGAWLTYGLGSESRDLPGFVVLQSGPRGPRGGAVNWGSGFLPTTYQGVPFRGSGDPILNLSNPEGVTAERQRQTIDAIRDLNLSRAVATGDAEIHTRIAAYEMASRMQASAPELIDLRGESEATRKLYGIEGDAPSFARNCLLARRLVERGTRFVQLYHTNWDSHGGPGENLQGDFEKVCREVDQAQAALVLDLKSRGLLEDTLVIWGGEFGRTPMGENRDTMGRNHHIDAFTMWFAGGGVKAGASIGETDELGFSPIEDRAHVHDLHATILHLLGLDHKKLTFRFQGRDFRLTDVHGHVIEKLLA, from the coding sequence ATGCCGCCACTGCCTCCCTTCGATCCCGCTACGCACCTCGGCGAGCAGACGCGCCGGCACTTCTTCAGCCGCTGCGCGATGGGCCTCGGCGGCATCGCGCTCGCCTCGATGCTCGGCGAGCGTCGGACGGACGCGGCCGCGGCTCAGGCCGCCCTGCCCGACCCGATGGCGCCCAAACCCGGCCACCACGCGCCGCGCGCCAAAAACATCATTTACCTCTTCATGGCGGGCGCGCCCAGCCAACTCGAGCTCTTCGACTACAAGCCGAAGCTCATCGAACTCAACGGGCAGCAGGTGCCGCCATCGCTCATCGAGGGCAAGCGCTTCGCGTTCATGGACTCGAGCCACGGCACGACGCTCCTCGGCACGCGCCGGGCCTTCAGGCAGCACGGCCAGAGCGGCGCGTGGGTATCGGAGCTGTTCCCGTACACGGCGAAGATCGTCGACGACATCACGCTCGTGCACTCGTGCGCGGCGGACCTGTTCAACCACGCGCCGGCGAAACTCTTCATGAACACCGGCTCCGGTCAGTTCGGCCGGCCGAGCATGGGCGCGTGGCTCACGTATGGCCTCGGCAGTGAGTCGCGCGATCTCCCGGGCTTCGTCGTGCTCCAGTCCGGCCCACGCGGACCGCGCGGCGGCGCGGTGAACTGGGGCAGCGGCTTCCTGCCGACGACCTACCAGGGCGTCCCGTTTCGCGGCAGCGGTGACCCCATCCTCAACCTGTCCAACCCCGAGGGCGTCACCGCCGAGCGCCAGCGCCAGACCATCGACGCCATCCGCGATCTCAACCTCAGTCGCGCCGTCGCGACCGGCGACGCCGAAATCCACACGCGCATCGCCGCCTACGAGATGGCCTCGCGCATGCAGGCCAGCGCCCCCGAGCTGATCGACCTCAGGGGCGAGAGCGAGGCCACCAGGAAGCTCTATGGGATCGAGGGCGACGCGCCCTCATTCGCGCGCAACTGCCTGCTCGCGCGCCGGCTCGTCGAGCGCGGCACGCGCTTCGTGCAGCTCTATCACACCAACTGGGACAGCCACGGCGGCCCCGGCGAGAACCTGCAGGGCGACTTCGAGAAGGTCTGCCGCGAGGTCGATCAGGCACAGGCCGCGCTCGTGCTGGATCTCAAGTCCCGCGGCCTGCTCGAGGACACGCTCGTGATCTGGGGCGGCGAGTTCGGCCGGACGCCGATGGGCGAGAACCGCGACACGATGGGCCGCAACCACCACATCGATGCGTTCACGATGTGGTTTGCCGGCGGCGGCGTGAAGGCCGGCGCGAGCATCGGCGAGACCGACGAACTGGGCTTCAGCCCGATCGAGGACCGTGCGCACGTCCACGATCTCCACGCGACGATCCTCCATCTGCTCGGCCTCGACCACAAGAAGCTCACCTTCCGCTTCCAGGGGCGCGACTTCCGCCTCACCGACGTGCATGGCCACGTCATCGAGAAGCTGCTGGCGTAA
- a CDS encoding PSD1 and planctomycete cytochrome C domain-containing protein — MHSRWLTALLLLAGTASLASAQVDYVRDVKPILAKHCYRCHGASQQKGGLRADTAAFLKEGGDTGASLAPGDSRASVLVQVLLGTHDDISQMPYKKPALADAEIATIRAWIDAGAAAPSNEVPDKAVHWSFVAPERPTIPGVARPDRSRNTIDRFILARLDKEKIAPAPEADRATLLRRVSLDLTGLPPTPAESAAFLADRAPDAYERAVDRLLASPHYGERWARLWLDVARYADSNGYSIDAPRQMWKYRDWVVAALNRDQPYDQFVVEQLAGDLLPAATRDQKVATGFNRNTQINQEGGIDPEQFRVESVMDRVSTFGTAFLGLTVGCAQCHDHKFDPIPQRDYYQLYAFFNSTVDDGHGKATPGGTLEFPGEAQAPEALRRELAEARGDLDRYLDTHARAAIVWAAALDGPARLKLGATARDAIGRPFDELTFAEKRALYAAYPGATPEFRANNTALAALERREPRPVTTLVMSELPQPRESVIFIKGDFTRRGEPVSPGTPEILPPLAPTPGRAPNRLDLARWLFEPAHPLTARVIVNRVWQQYFGRGLVETENDFGTQGLPPSHPELLDWLAVELVAQKWSLKAMHRLIVTSSTYRQSSDARPDLEIVDPLNKLLARQSRLRLDAEIVRDVALSASGLLAPQIGGPPVFPPQPDGVMTLGQVKRDWTASTGADRYRRGLYTHFWRATPHPALAVFDAADGFSACTRRLRSNTPLQALTLLNDQQFFEFAQALAARIEREGGADDASRIDYAFRLSVARSPTPDESRRVRELLAQIQPSASVREAWTTVARVLLNLDETITRD; from the coding sequence ATGCATTCGCGGTGGCTGACCGCCCTCCTGCTCCTCGCCGGCACGGCCTCCCTGGCCTCGGCGCAGGTGGACTACGTCCGCGACGTCAAGCCGATCCTCGCGAAGCACTGCTACCGCTGCCACGGCGCCTCGCAGCAGAAGGGCGGACTGCGCGCCGACACCGCGGCCTTCCTGAAGGAGGGCGGTGATACTGGCGCCTCCCTCGCGCCAGGTGACTCCAGGGCGAGCGTCCTCGTGCAGGTCCTCCTCGGCACGCACGACGACATCTCGCAGATGCCCTACAAGAAGCCTGCGCTCGCCGATGCCGAGATCGCCACGATCCGCGCCTGGATCGACGCCGGCGCAGCCGCGCCCAGCAACGAGGTGCCGGACAAGGCCGTCCACTGGTCCTTCGTCGCCCCGGAGCGCCCCACCATACCCGGCGTCGCCAGGCCAGACCGGTCGCGCAACACCATCGACCGCTTCATCCTCGCCCGTCTCGACAAGGAGAAGATTGCGCCCGCGCCCGAGGCGGATCGCGCGACGCTTCTGCGCCGCGTGAGCCTCGACCTCACGGGCCTGCCGCCGACGCCCGCCGAGTCCGCCGCCTTTCTCGCCGATCGCGCCCCCGATGCCTACGAGCGCGCCGTCGATCGGCTGCTCGCCTCGCCGCACTACGGCGAGCGATGGGCCCGCCTGTGGCTCGACGTGGCGCGCTACGCCGATTCCAACGGCTACTCCATCGACGCGCCGCGGCAGATGTGGAAGTACCGCGACTGGGTCGTCGCCGCCCTCAACCGCGATCAGCCCTACGATCAGTTCGTCGTCGAGCAGCTCGCCGGTGATCTGCTGCCTGCCGCGACGCGCGACCAGAAGGTGGCCACCGGCTTCAACCGCAACACCCAGATCAACCAGGAGGGCGGCATCGACCCGGAGCAGTTCCGCGTCGAGTCCGTCATGGATCGCGTCAGCACCTTCGGCACCGCCTTCCTCGGTCTCACGGTCGGCTGCGCGCAGTGCCACGACCACAAGTTCGACCCGATTCCCCAGCGCGACTACTACCAGCTCTACGCCTTCTTCAACAGCACGGTGGACGACGGGCACGGCAAGGCCACGCCCGGCGGCACGCTCGAGTTCCCGGGGGAGGCGCAGGCGCCCGAGGCCCTGCGGCGCGAGCTCGCCGAGGCGCGCGGCGACCTGGATCGCTATCTCGACACGCATGCGCGCGCGGCCATCGTGTGGGCGGCCGCCCTCGACGGGCCGGCGCGGCTCAAGCTCGGCGCGACGGCGCGCGACGCCATCGGCCGCCCCTTCGACGAGCTGACGTTCGCGGAGAAGCGCGCGCTCTACGCCGCGTATCCGGGGGCCACGCCCGAGTTCCGCGCCAATAACACCGCGCTGGCAGCCCTCGAGCGGCGCGAGCCCAGGCCGGTCACCACGCTCGTCATGTCGGAGCTGCCGCAGCCGCGCGAGAGCGTGATCTTCATCAAGGGCGACTTCACGCGCCGCGGTGAACCCGTCTCGCCCGGCACGCCGGAGATTCTCCCGCCACTCGCGCCGACGCCGGGTCGCGCGCCCAACCGCCTCGATCTGGCGCGCTGGCTGTTCGAGCCGGCGCACCCGCTCACCGCGCGCGTGATCGTCAACCGCGTGTGGCAGCAGTACTTCGGCCGCGGCCTCGTCGAGACGGAGAACGATTTCGGCACCCAGGGCCTGCCGCCCAGCCATCCCGAGCTGCTCGACTGGCTCGCCGTGGAACTGGTTGCGCAGAAGTGGAGCCTCAAGGCGATGCACCGCCTGATCGTCACCTCGAGCACCTACCGCCAGTCGTCGGACGCCCGCCCCGATCTCGAGATCGTCGATCCGCTGAACAAGCTGCTCGCCCGCCAGTCGCGCCTGCGCCTCGACGCCGAGATCGTCCGCGACGTGGCGCTGAGCGCGAGCGGGCTCCTCGCACCGCAGATCGGCGGCCCACCGGTCTTTCCGCCGCAGCCCGACGGCGTGATGACGCTCGGCCAGGTGAAGCGCGACTGGACGGCGAGCACCGGCGCCGACCGCTACCGTCGCGGGCTCTACACGCACTTCTGGCGCGCCACGCCGCACCCCGCGCTCGCGGTGTTCGACGCCGCAGATGGCTTCAGCGCCTGCACGCGCCGCCTCCGCTCCAACACGCCGCTGCAGGCCCTCACGCTCCTCAACGACCAGCAGTTCTTCGAGTTCGCGCAAGCCCTCGCCGCGCGCATCGAACGCGAGGGCGGCGCCGACGACGCGAGCCGCATCGACTACGCGTTCCGCCTCAGCGTGGCACGTTCGCCCACGCCCGACGAGTCGCGTCGCGTCCGGGAACTGCTCGCGCAGATCCAGCCCTCTGCCTCCGTCCGGGAGGCCTGGACCACCGTCGCCCGCGTGCTCCTGAACCTCGACGAGACGATCACGCGCGATTGA
- a CDS encoding dipeptidase, whose product MQRRDLLRILGGTALSAAAAPAVLRGRYQLFAQSPDAYSARTIGLMQESRVVDLLCQFAFADNREPGTPRAARWLQDPNSFTAADFAVFRGSGVKTLALGHGPADYEAALRWTSSWNGFIASRPEWFVRVDDATDLANARTDGRVGIMITTQNSDHFRTVADVATFHQLGQRLSQLTYNFQNRLGAGFLENRDGGLSVFGHQIVEAMQRVGMTVDVSHCADQTTLDAIAAARKPLVFSHGNPRGTMPDYPRCKSDEAIRALAAKGGVMGIAFIRFMVRPSAPVTVEHVVDQIDYVIRLVGAEHVGVGSDLDMAGLGAPIPKPGETMAIANQANFDRYRPYYAADGGVHVDGMNHPKRLFDLTEAMVRRRYSDATIRLVLGENFIRAVGASWAA is encoded by the coding sequence ATGCAACGACGCGATCTTCTCCGCATCCTCGGCGGCACCGCACTCTCGGCCGCCGCCGCCCCCGCTGTCCTCCGCGGGCGCTACCAGCTCTTTGCGCAGTCCCCCGACGCGTACTCGGCGCGCACGATTGGCCTGATGCAGGAGTCGCGGGTCGTGGACCTGCTCTGCCAGTTCGCCTTCGCGGACAATCGCGAGCCAGGCACGCCCAGGGCGGCTCGGTGGCTGCAGGACCCCAACAGCTTCACCGCGGCCGACTTCGCCGTCTTTCGTGGATCGGGAGTCAAGACGCTCGCGCTCGGCCACGGGCCCGCCGACTACGAAGCGGCGCTGCGATGGACCTCGAGCTGGAACGGGTTCATCGCCTCGCGGCCCGAGTGGTTCGTGCGGGTGGACGATGCGACCGACCTCGCCAACGCGCGCACCGATGGGCGCGTGGGCATCATGATCACCACGCAGAACTCCGACCACTTCCGCACGGTCGCCGACGTCGCGACCTTTCACCAGCTCGGGCAGCGCCTCTCCCAGCTCACCTACAACTTCCAGAATCGCCTCGGCGCGGGCTTCCTCGAGAACCGCGATGGCGGGCTCTCGGTGTTCGGCCATCAGATCGTCGAGGCGATGCAGCGCGTGGGGATGACGGTGGATGTCTCGCACTGCGCCGACCAGACGACGCTCGATGCGATTGCGGCGGCCAGGAAGCCGCTGGTGTTCTCCCACGGCAACCCGCGCGGCACGATGCCGGACTATCCGCGGTGCAAGTCGGACGAGGCCATTCGCGCGCTTGCCGCCAAGGGCGGCGTGATGGGCATCGCGTTCATTCGCTTCATGGTGCGGCCATCGGCGCCGGTCACGGTCGAGCACGTGGTCGACCAAATCGACTACGTGATCCGGCTCGTCGGCGCCGAGCATGTCGGGGTGGGCTCCGATCTCGACATGGCGGGCCTCGGCGCGCCGATCCCGAAGCCTGGCGAGACGATGGCGATCGCAAACCAGGCGAACTTCGACCGCTACAGGCCCTACTACGCCGCCGACGGTGGCGTGCACGTGGACGGGATGAACCATCCCAAGCGGCTCTTCGATCTTACCGAGGCGATGGTGCGTCGTCGGTACAGCGACGCGACCATTCGGCTCGTGTTGGGCGAGAACTTCATTCGGGCGGTCGGGGCGAGCTGGGCCGCCTAG